A portion of the Fulvia fulva chromosome 1, complete sequence genome contains these proteins:
- a CDS encoding Riboflavin kinase: MRPDGPRDTVAGPEEGPRPPFPLKLNGKVIKGFGRGSSELGIPTANIPISGLSVGGHEDVESGVYYGWAGLSPSQAILQNPPGGQSNYGHLTSAVHQELNAVLSGKGPIDLQHHGAVYPMVMSIGWNPFYKNTVRSVEVHILHGFQTNFYDSHMNLVILGFIRPEYDYVSKESLVDDIKTDINVAGRSLARLAYAKFLDDPYLLDFKGKDEIAS; encoded by the exons ATGCGCCCAGACGGACCTCGTGATACGGTCGCTGGACCCGAGGAAGGACCACGACCACCCTTTCCGCTGAAGCTGAATGGCAAGGTCATCAAAGGATTCGGTCGTGGAAGCTCAGAG CTCGGTATCCCAACCGCAAACATACCTATCTCCGGGCTATCTGTCGGTGGCCATGAAGACGTAGAGTCTGGAGTCTACTACGGCTGGGCGGGCCTGTCTCCTTCTCAGGCCATCCTTCAAAATCCACCCGGCGGGCAGTCAAACTACGGCCATCTGACATCGGCGGTCCACCAGGAGCTGAACGCTGTGCTCAGCGGCAAGGGCCCAATTGATCTACAGCATCACGGAGCGGTATACCCGATGGTCATGTCCATTGGCTGGAACCCCTTTTACAAGAATACGGTGCGGAGCGTGGAAGTGCACATCTTGCACGGATTCCAGACCAACTTCTATGACAGCCACATGAATCTGGTTATCCTAGGATTCATCAGGCCGGAGTACGACTATGTCAGCAAAGAGAGCTTGGTCGACGACATTAAGACCGATATCAATGTTGCTGGACGAAGCCTGGCACGGCTTGCCTACGCGAAGTTTCTCGATGATCCGTATCTACTGGACTTCAAAGGCAAAGATGAGATTGCTAGCTAA
- a CDS encoding Transcription activator of gluconeogenesis, with protein sequence MSPDAEDASPSPEPGPEQDESGIMAEEKIERASTEEKSPNAQASNGNTQPSKSNAKDPSRPRRKKARRACFACQRAHLTCGDERPCNRCIKRGLQDQCHDGVRKKAKYLHDAPAEALMPGYAQNYAMNGSQNLSTVAGASAIGPNGMAVSQPGTFYPQSSAGSFPPYTPSQQQGQMGPPIMDNSSMVADFTSTQSVDTPTQYQSTSSQQVSPAQEMANAMEHTPSIGTGGPSFETYFDPNDPSLFNFNISDLNFGNHYGALEFGMLGHISSGAVNTPEVDQMNSISHSNQGSVSYEGSANYDSNTNYNYNQAFPSWSQAPGAGSRHNSGNNLWTPQNNGLEAYAIAEQGSSITTASPHSQSQDFLRFQSSTLSPETQFAQPEQHQQSDLLRQSLSQAQRKPPAFPGDPNAELKKPRRNTSEIYTSVQAPYSYTQGFHALTAFLQKRYPKNKVLRIAKALANIRPSFISCNQRLNQDDLIFMEKCFQRTLCEYEDFISHYGTPTIICRRTGEIAAVSKEFCLVTGWRRDVILGREPNLNVNTGGTSSGTQTGASSRGVATPRMPNVDLDPGRPQSVFLAELMDEDSTVQFYEDFSDLAFGATHNSIIGATCSLLKYRTKEDPGWGPNDHLTDDGKRIKNPGEIKSEPLIRGEAGMNALGERDGRVECQMCWTVKRDVFDIPMLLVMNFLPIICYPRHGHSM encoded by the exons ATGTCGCCCGACGCCGAAGATGCGTCTCCTTCTCCAGAACCTGGCCCTGAGCAAGACGAGTCAGGCATCATGGCAGAAGAGAAGATTGAACGCGCCTCCACCGAGGAGAAGTCGCCCAACGCCCAAGCCAGCAATGGCAACACCCAGCCATCCAAAAGCAATGCGAAGGATCCTTCGCGGCCGCGGCGAAAGAAGGCGAGGCGTGCCTGTTTCGCATGCCAGAGAGCTCATCTCACATGCG GCGACGAGAGACCTTGCAACAGATGCATCAAGCGCGGTCTTCAGGATCAATGCCACGATGGCGTACGCAAGAAAGCAAAGTACCTGCACGATGCGCCCGCCGAAGCACTCATGCCAGGCTATGCGCAGAATTATGCTATGAACGGCAGCCAGAACCTGTCCACTGTCGCAGGCGCCTCCGCCATAGGTCCTAACGGCATGGCCGTCTCACAGCCCGGCACGTTCTACCCACAATCTTCAGCCGGCAGCTTCCCACCGTACACGCCATCGCAGCAGCAAGGCCAGATGGGTCCACCTATCATGGACAACAGCAGCATGGTTGCCGACTTCACGTCTACTCAATCAGTGGACACTCCAACACAGTACCAGTCAACGTCGAGTCAGCAGGTCTCTCCTGCCCAGGAAATGGCAAACGCGATGGAGCACACTCCATCGATCGGAACAGGAGGGCCGTCTTTCGAGACTTACTTTGACCCCAACGACCCTTCGTTGTTCAACTTCAACATTTCCGACTTGAACTTTGGCAACCACTACGGTGCTCTCGAATTCGGCATGCTGGGCCACATCTCCTCAGGAGCCGTGAACACCCCGGAGGTTGATCAGATGAACTCAATCAGCCACTCAAATCAGGGTAGTGTGTCATACGAAGGTTCTGCCAACTACGACTCCAACACAAATTACAATTACAACCAAGCATTCCCCTCGTGGTCGCAGGCACCCGGCGCCGGATCTAGACACAACAGCGGCAATAATTTGTGGACTCCCCAGAACAATGGCTTGGAGGCCTATGCTATAGCAGAGCAAGGTTCATCAATCACTACCGCAAGTCCCCATTCGCAGAGTCAAGACTTTCTACGCTTTCAGTCTAGCACCTTGTCTCCAGAAACGCAGTTCGCACAGCCGGAACAGCATCAACAGTCTGATCTACTGCGACAGAGCTTGTCTCAAGCTCAACGCAAGCCTCCTGCATTTCCTGGCGACCCCAACGCGGAGCTGAAGAAACCTCGACGTAACACCTCAGAAATCTACACTTCTGTACAAGCTCCGTACTCATACACTCAGGGCTTCCACGCACTAACTGCGTTCTTGCAAAAGCGATACCCGAAGAACAAAGTCTTACGAATTGCCAAGGCACTTGCAAACATTCGGCCTTCATTCATTTCATGTAACCAGAGGCTGAACCAGGACGATCTCATCTTCATGGAGAAATGTTTTCAACGCACTTTGTGCGAATACGAAGACTTTATCAGCCACTACGGCACGCCCACTATTATCTGTCGCCGTACTGGCGAGATCGCTGCCGTGTCGAAGGAGTTCTGCCTCGTCACAGGCTGGCGTCGCGATGTAATACTAGGCAGAGAGCCGAATCTAAACGTCAACACTGGCGGTACGTCCTCGGGAACTCAGACCGGAGCCAGCTCGCGTGGGGTTGCTACACCTAGGATGCCCAATGTGGACCTTGACCCAGGTAGACCTCAGTCTGTCTTCCTGGCGGAACTTATGGATGAAGACAGCACAGTGCAGTTCTATGAAGATTTTTCAGATCTTGCATTTGGGGCAACTCACAATTCCATCATTGGCGCTACATGCTCGCTTCTGAAGTACAGGACGAAAGAGGATCCTGGATGGGGTCCCAACGACCACCTCACGGACGACGGAAAGCGGATCAAGAATCCGGGCGAGATCAAGTCCGAGCCCCTGATCAGAGGCGAAGCCGGCATGAATGCTCTGGGCGAGCGAGACGGCCGCGTTGAGTGTCAGATGTGCTGGACGGTCAAGCGTGATGTCTTCGACATTCCCATGCTCCTCGTCATGAAT TTCTTACCAATCATATGCTACCCACGTCATGGCCATAGCATGTGA
- a CDS encoding Efflux pump atB yields MTSAAASSGADSELGKHTVETERHTRDDEVKEEVEDETASDRARRLEKEDRALRPRPQTSRSRSSARSIRSYRSHTDGYTHFNDGVDEEKHDPKQEDGSGAEASKEWEVTFDGDADPYNPKNRPTARKWLIVIIISASSLCVTCASALYTSTYRQLEEEFHVSRVVATLGLTTFVCGLGLGPMVLSPLSEFYGRRIIYLCAFGMYFIWLIPCALANNITCMLIVRFLDGLAGSAFLSVAGGTVGDMFHKHQLSAPMMLYTASPFVGPEVGPVMGGFINQFTDWRWSFWVLVIWAGLQWLLIFAFVPETYAPVLLRRKAAKLREETGDDRWKAPIEMMKKSVAKTILWSCIRPFQLLFFEQMVLNLCLLSAILLGILYLFFGAFALVFQSNHDFNQWQTGLSFLGIFVGMLAGVSCDPVWRRNYTRLVDKNGGKSKPEFRLPPTIVGAMIVPVSLFGFGWTTYRRVHWIVPIVFSSLFGIGNIWCFSGIFTFLVEAYPLYAASALAANSFARSSFAAAFPLFGVQMYNSK; encoded by the exons ATGACTTCTGCTGCAGCTTCGTCCGGGGCTGACTCCGAGCTTGGGAAGCATACTGTCGAGACCGAACGGCATACGCGCGATGATGAAGTGAAAGAAGAGGTCGAAGATGAGACTGCAAGTGATCGGGCAAGGAGACTGGAGAAGGAGGACAGAGCTTTGCGACCACGACCACAGACTTCTCGAAGCAGATCTTCGGCAAGATCTATTCGATCGTATCGCAGCCATACCGACGGTTATACGCACTTCAACGATGGCGTGGATGAGGAGAAACACGATCCGAAGCAGGAGGATGGAAGTGGTGCAGAAGCAAGCAAAGAATGGGAAGTAACGTTCGATGGCGATGCGGATCCTTATAATCCGAAGAATCGACCTACGGCGAGGAAGTGGCTGATTGTCATCATCATCTCGGCAAGCTCACTCTGTGTGACTTGTGCGTCTGCCTTGTACACGAGCACGTACAGGCAGCTAGAGGAAGAATTCCATGTCTCCAGAGTTGTTGCCACGCTAGGTCTCACCACTTTCGTGTGCGG ACTGGGTCTTGGACCAATGGTCCTAAGTCCCTTATCCGAGTTCTATGGCCGCCGCATCATATACCTCTGTGCCTTCGGGATGTACTTCATCTGGCTCATTCCTTGCGCGCTGGCAAACAACATCACTTGCATGTTGATCGTTCGGTTCCTGGATGGGCTTGCGGGTAGTGCTTTCCTGAGCGTAGCTGGTGGCACGGTCGGAGATATGTTCCATAAACACCAGTTGTCTGCACCGATGATGTTGTATACAGCTTCGCCTTTTGTTGGACCAGAGGTTGGTCCGGTCATGGGAGGCTTCATCAACCAGTTTACCGACTGGCGATG GTCTTTCTGGGTCCTG GTCATATGGGCTGGTCTCCAGTGGTTGCTGATCTTTGCCTTCGTGCCCGAA ACATACGCGCCGGTCTTGCTACGACGGAAAGCGGCCAAGCTACGGGAAGAGACGGGCGACGATCGA TGGAAAGCTCCGATCGAGATGATGAAGAAAAGCGTTGCGAAGACGATCCTATGGTCCTGCATAAGACCTTTCCAATTGTTGTTCTTCGAGCAGATGGTGCTTAATCTGTGTCTTCTGTCGGCCATACTGTTGGGAATCCT GTATCTCTTCTTTGGA GCCTTCGCTCTCGTTTTCCAATCGAATCACGACTTCAACCAAT GGCAGACAGGGTTGTCTTTCCTGGGAATTTTC GTCGGAATGCTGGCAGGTGTCAGCTGTGACCCTGTGTGGCGACGAAACT ATACGAGACTCGTCGACAAGAATGGCGGAAAATCCAAGCCAGAGTTCCGGCTTCCGCCCACTATCGT CGGAGCGATGATAGTACCTGTCAGCCTGTTCG GATTTGGTTGGAC GACATACCGTCGGGTACATTGGATTG TGCCGATCGTATTTTCGAGCCTGTTTGGCATTGGGAATATATG GTGCTTTAGTGGAATATTCACGT TCTTGGTCGAAGCG TATCCACTGTATG CGGCATCTGCGCTTGCTGCCAATTCCTTCGCGAGATCATCGTTCGCTGCAG CATTCCCACTGTTTGGAGTCCAAAT GTACAACAGTAAGTGA
- a CDS encoding Pre-mRNA-splicing factor dre4 produces the protein MESPNKRQRLSSPTLATQDDFVAFGADDGDFGTNVENAEEATALHAPSGPKVDRERPQRTGHGRPDLDVRSDPRHARDRPKSKHVLPGHEPWILVRTKYRRRFVHDTQTKESLWWIPKDVMPGVVEFETWEKEQKEKNANAKWAEQQLKDMRDNSKATDVNQTADEEGRSRRRRSESLQREDEEAMMAELAAQAERYEEQDVKETVKAIDNLDERKLEAGLESDSEYEVVEVTDDEDEEAGAAGDREDQAESGQALVNHDVAAPSEAVDQQEGPVEFGEDDIAYQLAAMGEEYGLDPGEYGEDYDQEWEDGAEGLALNEEDASNLFRDLLDDYRISPYTPLDRVIADESEGSILNDDRYTVLPNMRARKEVFDAWARDKAAQIKQERAAMEKRDPRIPYLAFLHEKATPKLYWPEFKRKYKKQPEMTDRKLNDKDREKLYRDHINRLKLPESTRKADLQALLKSTPLKALNRDIRLDSLPQNLLSHLHFISLPSNTRDSIVESHIKRLPPAPGDDDMTDEQQAEEGKRREERKRREKAMADRERQVDEERRRAEKDEVRARRNLQDEERELQRAMAVPNRGLKNALA, from the coding sequence ATGGAGTCACCAAACAAACGGCAAAGATTGTCCTCGCCTACTCTGGCCACCCAGGACGATTTTGTCGCATTTGGAGCAGACGATGGGGACTTCGGCACCAATGTCGAGAACGCAGAAGAAGCTACAGCCCTGCACGCACCCTCAGGGCCGAAAGTAGATCGCGAACGACCTCAAAGGACGGGACATGGACGACCGGATCTTGACGTACGAAGTGATCCACGACATGCTCGAGACCGGCCCAAGTCGAAGCATGTCCTACCAGGCCACGAACCATGGATCTTGGTTCGGACGAAATACCGCAGGCGGTTTGTGCACGACACCCAGACCAAGGAGAGCCTGTGGTGGATCCCCAAGGATGTCATGCCTGGTGTTGTTGAATTTGAAACGTGGGAGAAAGAGCAGAAGGAGAAAAATGCCAATGCGAAGTGGGCTGAGCAGCAGTTGAAGGATATGCGCGACAACAGCAAAGCGACCGACGTCAATCAAACGGCTGATGAGGAGGGCCGAAGTCGACGTCGTAGGAGTGAGAGCTTGCAGAGAGAGGACGAAGAGGCTATGATGGCAGAGCTGGCAGCACAGGCCGAGCGGTATGAAGAGCAAGATGTCAAGGAGACCGTGAAAGCGATCGATAATCTCGACGAGCGGAAGCTGGAAGCTGGCTTGGAGAGTGATAGCGAGTATGAGGTTGTGGAAGTTACGGACGACGAAGATGAGGAGGCTGGAGCGGCGGGCGATCGAGAAGACCAGGCGGAGAGTGGGCAGGCCTTGGTTAATCACGATGTTGCTGCCCCGTCAGAAGCTGTCGACCAGCAGGAAGGTCCCGTCGAGTTTGGTGAAGACGATATCGCGTACCAACTAGCAGCCATGGGCGAAGAGTATGGTCTTGATCCTGGTGAATATGGCGAAGACTACGATCAAGAGTGGGAAGATGGTGCTGAAGGCTTAGCATTGAATGAGGAAGACGCGTCGAACCTGTTTCGAGATCTATTAGACGATTACAGAATCAGTCCATATACACCATTGGACAGAGTGATAGCCGATGAGTCGGAAGGCAGCATCCTGAACGACGATCGCTACACCGTGCTACCCAACATGCGTGCTCGCAAAGAAGTTTTCGATGCTTGGGCGCGCGACAAGGCCGCACAGATCAAGCAGGAACGTGCGGCCATGGAGAAGAGAGACCCGAGGATTCCATATCTTGCTTTCCTCCATGAAAAAGCAACGCCTAAGCTCTACTGGCCAGAATTCAAGCGGAAATACAAGAAACAACCCGAGATGACTGACCGGAAGCTCAATGACAAAGATCGGGAGAAGTTGTATCGCGATCACATCAATCGTCTGAAGCTTCCGGAGAGCACTCGGAAAGCCGATCTGCAGGCTTTGCTCAAGAGCACACCATTGAAGGCATTGAATCGAGACATACGACTGGACTCGCTGCCACAGAACCTGCTCTCTCATTTACACTTCATCAGCTTGCCGTCCAACACTCGAGACAGTATTGTGGAGTCGCACATCAAGAGATTGCCGCCCGCGCCGGGTGACGATGACATGACCGATGAGCAACAAGCCGAGGAGGGGAAGAGGCGCGAGGAGCGGAAGCGTCGCGAAAAGGCTATGGCAGATCGCGAGCGACAAGTCGACGAAGAAAGACGCCGCGCTGAGAAAGACGAAGTGCGAGCGAGGCGGAATCTCCAAGATGAAGAGCGGGAATTGCAGCGCGCCATGGCTGTTCCTAATCGTGGGCTCAAGAACGCGCTGGCGTGA
- a CDS encoding putative proteasome subunit alpha type-3, producing the protein MSRRYDSRTTIFSPEGRLYQVEYALEAISHAGTALGILANDGIVLAAERKVTSKLLEQDTSAEKLYILNDNMICAVAGMTADANILINYARQAAQRYLLTYNADIPCEQLVRRLCDLKQGYTQHGGLRPFGVSFIYAGWDNQRQFQLYQSNPSGNYTGWKATSVGANNASAQSLLKQDYNEHCNLKQACELAVKVLSKTMDSTKLSSEKIEFATVGKTKSGTIYHHLWTAEEIDTLLKEHGLAKASDDEEPEAGLSEQTYLKFSNHLRTDILILTTDFSAKTTLMATRNRKPRDKPNGATNAADATRSESPEWMRELTTAKATHPLAGSSSEALDLNSVRATETPDIQFIRPELHQFPVVLYHCSSPAATCITIKSWLETNLGSNIDTTLHIVRMEKQYLHLMSERHAPGTLVLLDHAAYIPANDGDVPVTILALVMEQDKYVRFFYSILPFTPLLHVLEDTSNDSGQPFISFKKSVGAYTESKHRVTDEGGENRPDRHCRLFVFFRETFERALKVPDHPDFVSAEAMTDYAPDIKDPDTALARLESDETLWKEYPSALDKIDMEERTEDGVTITPSDDRYIALLHPAERELAFQMELKASAYLLIKRNFFATFYTEIQRNEKKPGKPLRSDHASSQWLEREYGWVNRKARRLVVGWRILGLLDESRVMQWINEGGILAVSMQKREDDEENESNDQAGKVVARSA; encoded by the exons ATGTCGAGACGCTACGACAG TCGCACGACCATCTTCTCGCCGGAAGGCAGACTCTACCAAGTCGAGTACGCGCTCGAGGCCATCTCACACGCCGGCACTGCACTGGGCATTCTCGCCAACGATGGCATCGTCCTCGCCGCTGAGCGCAAGGTCACCAGCAAGCTGCTCGAGCAAGACACCAGCGCAGAGAAGCTGTACATCCTGAACGA CAACATGATCTGCGCCGTCGCGGGCATGACCGCCGATGCCAACATCCTCATCAACTACGCCCGACAAGCCGCACAGCGATACCTGCTCACCTACAACGCCGACATCCCCTGCGAGCAGCTCGTGCGGCGGCTGTGCGATCTCAAGCAAGGCTACACACAGCACGGTGGACTACGACCCTTTGGCGTCTCCTTCATCTACGCAGGTTGGGACAACCAGCGTCAGTTCCAGCTCTACCAGTCGAATCCATCAGGCAACTACACCGGCTGGAAGGCGACCAGTGTGGGAGCAAACAACGCCAGCGCGCAGTCACTACTGAAGCAAGATTACAACGAGCACTGCAACCTCAAGCAGGCGTGTGAGCTGGCTGTCAAGGTGTTGTCCAAGACCATGGACAGCACGAAGCTGTCGAGTGAGAAGATTGAGTTTGCTACAGTGGGCAAGACAAAGAGTGGCACCATCTACCACCATCTATGGACTGCTGAAGAGATCGATACACTACTCAAGGAGCACGGTCTGGCGAAGGCAAGTGACGATGAGGAGCCCGAGGCTGGTCTGAGCGAGCAGACG TACCTCAAATTCTCCAATCACCTGCGCACTGACATACTCATCTTGACCACAGACTTCTCGGCGAAGACTACCCTCATGGCAACAAGGAACCGCAAACCCCGAGACAAACCAAACGGGGCAACAAATGCGGCGGACGCGACAAGATCTGAGTCGCCGGAGTGGATGCGAGAGCTTACGACAGCAAAGGCGACACATCCACTGGCCGGCAGCTCCTCTGAAGCACTGGACCTCAATTCAGTCCGCGCTACCGAGACACCCGACATCCAGTTCATCCGCCCCGAGCTCCATCAGTTTCCAGTAGTACTCTATCACTGCTCGAGTCCAGCGGCAACATGTATCACCATCAAGTCT TGGCTCGAGACCAACCTTGGGAGCAACATTGATACCACGCTTCATATTGTGCGCATGGAGAAGCAGTATCTGCATCTGATGTCAGAGCGACATGCCCCGGGCACTCTTGTCCTACTCGATCACGCCGCATACATCCCGGCCAACGACGGCGACGTGCCAGTTACTATTCTGGCCCTCGTCATGGAGCAGGATAAGTACGTGCGTTTCTTCTACTCCATCCTGCCTTTCACACCTCTCTTGCATGTCCTCGAAGACACCTCGAATGACAGCGGACAACCTTTCATTTCCTTCAAAAAGTCCGTCGGCGCGTACACAGAAAGCAAGCATCGAGTCACTGATGAGGGTGGCGAGAATCGACCAGACCGGCATTGTCGCTTGTTTGTGTTTTTTCGCGAGACCTTTGAGCGCGCCCTCAAGGTGCCTGACCATCCAGACTTCGTCTCTGCAGAGGCGATGACCGACTATGCGCCTGACATCAAGGACCCGGACACGGCACTGGCCAGACTTGAGAGCGATGAGACCTTATGGAAAGAGTATCCGTCCGCTCTCGACAAAATCGATATGGAAGAGAGGACGGAAGATGGTGTGACTATCACACCGAGTGACGATAGATACATCGCCCTACTACATCCGGCCGAGAGGGAGCTTGCATTTCAGATGGAGTTGAAGGCGAGTGCGTACTTACTGATCAAGAGAAACTTCTTT GCAACCTTCTACACCGAGATCCAGAGGAACGAGAAGAAGCCGGGCAAGCCACTTCGCTCCGATCACGCATCTTCACAGTGGTTGGAGAGAGAATATGGTTGGGTCAACAGGAAGGCAAGGAGACTCGTCGTTGGATGGCGGATACTGGGCCTGCTTGATGAAAGCAGAGTGATGCAGTGGATCAACGAAGGAGGTATTCTGGCGGTATCGATGCAGAAGCGGGAAGATGATGAGGAGAACGAAAGCAACGATCAGGCTGGCAAGGTGGTGGCCAGATCTGCTTAG
- a CDS encoding Ubiquitin-conjugating enzyme E2 8, whose amino-acid sequence MSSPKRRIETDVMKMLMSDYEVTLVNDNMFVRSSPLQEFYVRFKGPTETPFEGGLWKIHVELPDQYPYKSPSIGFVNRIFHPNIDELSGSVCLDVINQTWSPMYDMVNIFEVFLPQLLRYPNPTDPLNGEAAALMMREPKGYEVKVKEYVSKYASKESVDEAGGDSNDSDEMSSVGSYDEDDEDDEPAGTMDEV is encoded by the exons ATGAGCAGTCCAAAGCGTAGGATCGAGACAGAT GTCATGAAGATGCTCATGAGCGATTATGAGGTCACACTGGTCAACGACAACA TGTTCGTCAGATCATCGCCTTT GCAAGAGTTCTATGTCCGCTTCAAGGGACCAACAGAGA CACCATTCGAAGGTGGTCTTTGGAAGATCCACGTAGAGCTCCCAGATCAATACCCTTACAAGAGCCCGAGCATTGGCTTCGTTAACAGAATCTTCCACCCCAATATCGATGAGCTCTCAGGCAGTGTATGTCTCGACGTCATCAACCAAACCTGGTCGCCGATGTACGACATGGTCAACATATTCGAGGTCTTCCTACCCCAACTCCTACGATATCCGAACCCGACCGATCCACTGAACGGTGAAGCGGCAGCTCTCATGATGCGGGAGCCTAAAGGGTATGAGGTGAAAGTCAAAG AATATGTCTCGAAGTATGCATCAAAGGAGAGCGTCGACGAGGCCGGTGGTGATTCCAACGACAGCGATGAGATGAGCAGCGTTGGCAGCTACGACGAAGACGATGAAGATGACGAGCCAGCGGGCACGATGGATGAAGTATGA
- a CDS encoding Serine/threonine-protein kinase 32B has protein sequence MGNSNGKPVILTDEVNLNHFRLLRVVGKGAFGKVRIVERKDTGLTFALKYIRKDEVVRSESVRNIIRERRMLEHLNHPFLCNLRYSFQDMEYLYIVVDLMNGGDLRFHISRKTFTEEAVRFWIAELGCALRYVHRQGIVHRDVKPDNVLLDTEGHVHLADFNVASDITPGKPLTSKSGTLAYLAPEVYSGKGYYSEVDWWSLGVLFYECIYNKRPFEANHHDQLAQAIIKADPAFPVTSPPVSMPCLHAISSLLEKNRSLRIGATGFETFTDNPFFRDIDFEALERKEYEPVFCPSSEKTNFDATYDLEELLLEEAPLEARARKQKPRAELREDATQQEIRADELHRMIETMFEPFNYTVVPQDRSPVASQAGSPPRPTGQSSSRGDERNHAVDTATPRAQSKNLKSIPTPRSQTPGSASRTTRSSIHSPDGSPPLPSATLDYSSGPTSEPKEYFPPPSSDPSVAQALQQIIPPDPRDLHRIKTVRYEDHPSMPSPASSSKSHRPRGSQRSTSQGGGVQVVLNEHGSWSEMANQSQGLVQPNDEQRRQEKPSGMLGFLSRKKGRDRSPKGKEKERGVLGKEGARVIISHG, from the exons ATGGGCAACTCCAATGGTAAGCCCGTCATCCTCACCGACGAGGTGAACCTCAATCACTTCCGGCTGCTGCGCGTTGTCGGCAAGGGTGCGTTTGGCAAAGTCAGAATAGTGGAACGAAAGGACACGGGCTTGACGTTTGCGCTGAAATACATAAGGAAAGATGAGGTGGTACGGTCGGAGAGCGTGCGGAACATTATACGGGAACGCAGGATGCTGGAGCACCTCAATCACCCGTTCTTGTGTAATTTGCGATACAGCTTCCAGGACATGGAGTACTT ATACATCGTGGTCGATCTAATGAACGGTGGTGACTTACGATTTCACATATCGAGGAAGACTTTTACGGAAGAGGCCGTCAGATTCTGGATAGCAGAGCTTGGCTGTGCCTTGCGATACGTCCACAGACAAGGCATCGTCCACCGCGATGTCAAGCCGGACAACGTACTTTTAGACACAGAAGGCCATGTCCATCTGGCGGACTTCAACGTGGCATCCGACATCACGCCTGGGAAGCCGCTGACAAGCAAATCTGGCACCTTGGCCTACCTCGCTCCCGAGGTCTACAGTGGCAAAGGCTACTATTCCGAAGTCGACTGGTGGTCACTGGGCgtgttgttctacgaatgCATCTACAACAAGCGGCCTTTCGAGGCAAACCACCACGACCAGCTGGCACAAGCCATCATCAAAGCAGATCCGGCGTTCCCAGTCACTTCGCCGCCCGTGTCCATGCCATGCCTACATGCTATTAGCTCACTATTGGAGAAGAACAGAAGCCTGCGAATTGGAGCAACTGGATTCGAGACGTTCACTGACAACCCTTTCTTCAGAGACATCGACTTCGAGGCACTCGAGCGGAAAGAGTACGAACCAGTGTTCTGCCCGTCGAGTGAGAAGACGAACTTCGATGCGACCTACGACTTGGAGGAATTACTGTTGGAGGAAGCACCACTCGAAGCGCGGGCGAGGAAGCAGAAGCCGAGAGCAGAATTACGAGAAGACGCAACACAGCAGGAAATTCGAGCTGACGAGCTCCATCGGATGATCGAAACAATGTTTGAGCCATTCAATTACACTGTTGTCCCACAAGATCGTAGCCCTGTCGCGTCACAAGCAGGCTCACCTCCACGGCCCACTGGACAGAGCTCGTCACGAGGCGACGAGCGAAATCACGCGGTCGATACTGCCACTCCACGAGCTCAATCGAAAAATCTGAAATCGATACCCACACCACGATCGCAGACTCCAGGTAGTGCCTCGAGGACGACTCGATCCTCTATACACTCGCCAGATGGGTCTCCTCCTTTGCCTTCAGCAACACTAGACTACTCATCGGGTCCAACCTCAGAGCCCAAAGAGTACTTTCCTCCGCCGTCATCAGATCCGAGCGTAGCACAAGCACTTCAGCAAATAATACCGCCAGACCCAAGGGACTTGCATCGAATCAAGACCGTGCGGTATGAGGACCACCCATCGATGCCATCGCCGGCGTCGTCTTCGAAGAGTCATCGACCTCGCGGCTCTCAGAGGAGCACATCCCAGGGTGGAGGGGTGCAAGTTGTGCTAAACGAACATGGCAGCTGGAGTGAAATGGCGAACCAAAGTCAAGGGCTTGTGCAGCCGAATGACGAGCAGCGCAGGCAGGAGAAGCCGTCGGGAATGCTCGGGTTTCTTAGTCGGAAGAAGGGTCGAGACAGGAGTCCGAAGGGGAAAGAGAAAGAACGTGGTGTTCTTGGCAAAGAGGGCGCGAGAGTCATCATCAGTCATGGTTGA